The genomic region GGTGGCGGGCCGGGAAAAGGAGGAAAATCGCGGAGAGGGACCGACCATCTCGGCCCAGGTAACGGTGGAATTGGGTAAGCAAATCAAACTCCAAGCAATGGGACTCACGACCCAGGTTGAAGGTCAGGTGACGATAACCGGAATTCCAGGTCAACCCCCGGTTGCCTCTGGTGAGTTGCGCACTATAGGCGGCGTCTATAAGGCCCATGGTCAGGACCTCACTCTCCGCCATGGACGATTATTCTTTACGGCCAGTCCCTTGGATAATCCTAATTTGGATGTACAGGCAGTACGTACCCTGGATGAGATAGTGGCCGGCGTAAATCTCCGCGGTAGCCTACAAGCGCCACAACTGACTCTGTTTTCCGAACCCTCGGTAGAGCAGGCGCAGATCCTGGCCTACCTCCTCACCGGTCATTCAATGGATGGGACATCTCGACCTGACGCCAATCTGCTGCTCCAAGCTGCTGGCAGCGCCGGCCTAGGTGATGGAGACGTAATCGAAGAACGTATTCGTACCATCTTCGGTTTGGAGTCAGTAGATATCCGCCAAGGCAACAAAAATAACCAGGGCAGCGCCTTCGACCCAAATAATCCAAACAACCCGACCAACAACCTGATCACTCAAAACAATCTTCCCAATACCAAGAACAAAGAACGCAAAGATACTTCCTTGGTGTTTGGTAAATATCTTTCGCCCAATCTCTACGTAAGTTACGGTTTGGGTCTTTTTAATCGATCCTCCAGTCTCCATCTGCGTTACAAGCTAGGAAAACACTGGACCCTAGAGACCGAAAGCGGTACGAATGCCGATACCGGCGCAGATTTGGTTTATACCATTGAAGTAGAATGAATAGATTCTCGGAAATCTTCGGGGCTAGTCGTCACTCCAGTAGGGAATGCCGGAATTCAAGATATCGGTAGGTGATCCATCATCCATGCCTTTCACGACAATTAGGATTCCGGCATTCTCAGCCGGAATGACGAATAGGTACAATACCTTCGCCAGTCTGAGCCGTGCTGGAGCATGGGGAGCAGCGCTCTGTAACCGGTTGAACTAGCCACTGATTAATTAAAACCCGGTCAGCCACATCCCGAGCCGATTTTTTATTGGCTAGTTTCTTGGCCTACCTTGCTGCGACTGCGATCTCATCGGTAAAAATTGGCGAAGGTATTGAGTAGAGGCTGGTTCGGGTTCTGCTGATTGGAATTTTTAGCAATCAGTTGACAGAACAACCGATCGAAACACTGAGGTTTTTCGCGCCTCCTCACGATTCGTAATTGGCGAAGATATTGTTATTCGTGCGGCAATAGATTCAAAGCGCATCTAGCGGGCTTTTCACTCCTTTCCCCCCTCTATTAAGCACATGGGTATAAATCATCGTTGTAGATATATTTTCATGGCCTAATAATTCTTGTATGGTGCGGATGTCATAGCCAGACTCCAATAAATGGGTTGCGAAACTATGACGTAAAGAATGGCAATTGACTATTTTTGTTAAGCGTGCGGTACGCGCAGCCTGTTTAATCGCCTTTTGTAAACTATTCTCATGTAAATGATGGCGACGCATTATTCCGCTCCTGGGGTCCACCGAAAGCTTCCCGCTTGGAAATACAAATTGCCATTCCCATGCCTTCGGTGCATTCGGATATTTTACCGCCAAGGCCGATGGTAGATACACTTCACCATATCCGTCTTGCAAATCTTTCTCGTGTAGCTCTTTTACTCGCTCCAGATGGATACGTAGTGTCTCACTCAATTTTTCTGGAAAGGGAACCACGCGATCTTTTTGTCCTTTCCCTTCCCGTATCAGAATCTGACGGTATTGGAAATCTAGGTCTTTTACCCGCAACCTAAGACATTCCATCAACCGCATTCCCGTGCCATACAGCAATGATGCCATCAATAGATAGACGCCATCCAAGTTTTCCAACAACTGCGCCACTTCGAGTCTTGTCAATACGACAGGTAAACGTTGCGAACGTTTTGCCTTCTGAAAAGTTCCCATATTGCCTAGCGGTTGCGCTAATACCTGATTGTACAGAAATGCCAAGGCATTAAGCGCCTGATTTTGCGTACTTGCTGCCACATTTCCCTTCAAGGTCAACATCTCAATAAAGGATACTACCTCCGTCACTCCAACGGTGCGAGGGTCGCGGTTGCTGATAAATGCCAGATAACGTATCGTCCATGAACGGTAGGCTTCTTCAGTGCGAATGGAATAACCTCGCTGGCGAACTACGGCAACCAATCGATCAATTACCGCGGCTGTAGACTCCGCTCCTTCTTCCTTTACGCTGCTGAATGGCGATCCGAGATCTGCCAGATTCGTCGCCCGAGCAATGGTGGGATGATTGGGCAAAAGTGACTGGGCGGACCCTCGCCAATAGTTCCAATCTACCTCAGTTAACCAGGGTATAGCTATCAACTCAAAGAGCTTCTGTATAGCATCCACGGCCTGCGAAAACTGTCCATCACTCATTCTGCCTATCCTTCCGAGTTCAGACAGATAGTTGATGACATCATCAGGTCGATGTTCCACCAAACGTCGGTCATGAACCGACTGGATATACGCCTCCGACCGTGAAATGTACCTCTGGGCTGTCGCTTGGTTGATTCCGTACTGATCCAGTAAGTTTCTATATCGAGACCAAAATCTTTCTACAGCAGCGGAGTTATCTACATTTTGAAAAGTGCTTGACATGCGGCCGATCTTGTATAAAACTGGAAAAGTAGGGTCAACTAGGCGTCGAAGCCCTTTTAAATGTGTTCGATACTATACAGAACACCACTCGATGCTATACGGAACGTCACATGATCACAATAGACAGAGTCCTTGTGCCATGATAAGCGGGTATCTGTGTGGCACACTATCGGCCTATTCTGTCTAATAATCTGTTAGGCACCGAAATCGTTATTTGTGTAGTCTGCCTCATCGAAAACAAATGGTGGCTTTACTGTTAGGTCATCTCAGATAAGAGATCAGCATTTAGCAAATCAGTCATTATCACAATTCCTTCATCAGGTCCTGACTTTAGAAGCGGTTCTGGTTGTCACCATCTGATATCATATGCATTAACTCATTCATCATGGTGGTAAAAATGGAACAGCTCACTCTACTTGAATCCAGCGAAGTACGGCGACAGCCCAGAGGCAGAGAAAACATCTTTGAGTCTGTGTCCGATGGATTCCGGATTCAATATGAACACCCAAATGGACGGTTGTACCAAGGAAACTCTATTGATTGGCTTACGTCTCTAGATAACGGTAGCGTTGATCTCGTTTTTGCCGATCCACCATATAACATTAAAAAGGCGGATTGGGATAATTTTGAGAACCAGGAAAAATATATTGAATGGTCTATTAAATGGATTAAGCAGGCATCGCGTGTATTAAAATTGAGCGGCTCTTTGTATGTGTGTGGATTTTCTGAAATCCTTGCGGACTTAAAACACCCCGCGTCAAAATATTTCAAACATTGTCGATGGCTAATCTGGCACTACAAAAATAAAGCCAATTTGGGTAGTGACTGGGGGCGGTCCCATGAAAGCATTATTCACTTTCGGAAATCCGATACCACAAAATTAAACATTGATGATGTGCGTACGCCTTATGGCGCGCATACTTTGAAATATCCTTCGCATCCACAAGCAGAAACGAGCGCTTACGGAAAAGGAATAAATAAGCAGCGCGACAATTGGACTCCGCACCCAAAGGGAGCAAAACCGAAGGATGTGATCGACATTCCGACCACTTGCAACGGCATGGATGAAAAAACAAACCATCCTACACAAAAACCTGAAGAGCTATTGCGTAAATTTGTTCTTGCCTCATCAAACGAGGGTGATTTAGTAATTGACCCATTTTCTGGTTCAGGTACAACTGTTGTCGTAGCTGAACAACTCGATCGGCGTTGGATGGGATGTGACTTAAATGCTCAATATAACCAATGGGCTATTGAAAGGCTAGAAAATGTTCGCCGCATGACAAAGGATGAATGGATAGATTATGACCGAAAAACCGCAGAACGAAGAGAATCTATTCGATGAGTCTTACTGATTTAGTTTCTCACGCTACCAATAAAGAGCAGTTTCATACCCTAAATAATTATATTACATTCTGCGAAAGATATTTAGAGTATATTGAAACTGGATTGCAGGCACGTATCGTATCGCAGAATGAGAGCCATTATCAATTCTTCCAGTATCGTCAAGATGGGAGTTTCAATATCACCAGACCATTGAACTCTTTGCTTATGTACGATGTCAGGACGTTTCAGAGTGCAGCACAACAATTTACTAAAACACTCGAACAACTAAAAGACGGAGAACAACCATGTGATGAATCACGCCAAAATGTTATTCGCACGATCTATACTATTCAACAATCTATTGGCGCAGCACTTGATGCACTACCCGCCGGGATGTCAAACCAAGCCCGAAAGGTAAATGGTGATTTATTCGAGCGATTCATTCGGTTACTGATAGTGTCACTTGACGTAGACTGTGTATCGGGCACCATGCAGGTGCCAGTTAAAGATACTGACGGAACAGAACTTTTTAAATCCAGTTACCAACATGATTTATTGATTAGTAAGGACTCTGAGTTAAAGATCATTGGATCAGTAAAAACTTCGAGCAAGGATCGAATCGATAAAGTTTTTATGGATAAGTTTCTTTACAACAGGCTTACTGATACCGCACTACCACATATAGCTATTTTTCTGAATGATGTACAGCGCAAGAAAACAAGAAAAGAAAACGAGTACGGAGTTAGCGCTACATTTTTACCTGGTCACTTCAAGGCATACACCGTCAAGCTTAATCCTCTTGATGGTGTGTATTATTGTGATATTCGTCCAAATATGGTTGGAGACTCCTTGCTCGCACAGCACATCAAAACTATTGATCATTTTTTCTATACCGTTCTATGGGAGCTTCTTAATAGGCATGGTCAAAGTTTAAGTGAAATCGCCATCGAACGGGGAGAAAATGGAACCGATAAGAGTATAGTAGACTCGAAAAATTGATAGTAAGTTGAACTGTTTTGGAGAGTAGAGAGAGGGTAACAGTCAAAAAAACTTCTGAAACATGATAACCTGTTGTTTTTTAAAGTCAAAACCGCCTAACAAGTCGCTGAACCGGACGCGCGCTTCAGGGCTGGTTTGAAAGATTCTGGGTTTCAGCGCGCGCGCCGGTTAGCTTGTCGTTAGGTAAAACCAAAAACCGTAGAGGACGTTTCTATGAAACAACGTAACACCACCACACCATTTATCTCATTCCTGGGGTTATCTTTATTCTTAACCCTAACCGCCCTCTCGAGCTTTGTTCGCGCCGTTGGCACCACCGGTGCGTTAAATGATACCGGTCAAACTCTTTGTTATGACGGATCCTCAATGGTTACTTGCACCCTCGCCAACACCGGCGACAATGCTCTCTATCCCCGTCAAGACGGGCGTTACGGGCGAGACGCTGCTGCCTTAGCTGGCCAACTGACCAAAATCGGCGGCGGCACTGCTGGTTTCAATTTCACAAAGATTGCTAACAATGGCAGTGCACTCCCCGCCTCGGCAATTCTTGGTACTAACTCCAAGAATTGGGGCTGCACCCGTGATAACGTCACCGGTCTATTCTGGCAAGCAGAAACTAACGGCACTTACTCCTGGTCCGCTGCCCAAGGTTTAGTCACCACTATTAACTCTATTGGGCTCTGCGGTTTCAACGATTGGCGTCTTCCTTCTCCGAGAGAATTGCATGGTATTACCCACGCAGACTCTTCCTCAGCCATCGATACCGATTATCTTCCGATTACGTGGTCCGCCTATTGGACAGGCAATGAATACGTTCCCTCGTCAGGCTCTTACGCATGGTCTGTTAATTTTGCTGACTACCATGGTTCCGTCCTCACTGCAGTTAAAGATTGGACCCTTTCAGTCCGGCTGGTGCGCGGCGCACAGTTACTTGAACATTTGATCGATAACAAAGATGGAACCGTGACTCAGGACACAACCGGGCTAACGTGGGCTAAATGTAGCGAGGGACAAACTTATAACAGCGGCGCATGCTCTGGTAATGCTTCTGCTATATCTTGGGTTGATGCCTTGGCCGCAGCCAAGAACTCACGTCTAGCCGGTCATGATGACTGGCGCCTTCCCAATGCGGAGGAATTAGCCTCGTTGGTGGATTACAGCCGTTTCAATCCAGCCATTAATACCAGCATTTTTTCAATTGCACCTTTTGGTTGGTATTGGACATCAACTAGTTATATGTCCGATCCAAGTGCTGCCTGGTTCGTCGGTTTCGATGATGGGAATTTCTACAGTGGGGGTCATTACCATGGGGCTGTCATTGCCGACAGTAAGAGCAAGGATTTTAATGTCCGACTGGTTCGTGGTGGACAGTCTTTTGACTCTTTAACGAATAGCACTTCCTCTGTTGTAAAAGGCACGGTTACATGGGCGAAAACACCGTACTCTATAAAATGTACAAATAATACCACGACTGAAAGTATTTTGTTGCCACGAAATAAAACATCTAGCTATGATTGTGAAAAATCTGGATTAGTTATTAATTCAGGTGATAATGTTACCTTGACAGTAAATGGTAATAAAAAATAGCAATCATGTATTAAAAATACAAAGTAGGTAGCCGGGCAACTGGATTTATCGGTTGCCCACGCTTTTCCAGCCTAAAGAAAAGAGAAAATGGTTAGCCTTATTAACTTAACATATTGTTTTACAAGTCAAAATCACCTAACAAGTTGCTCAACTGGACGCTGCGCGATAAGGCCGCGCAGCGCCAGTTAGCTTGTCGTTAGGCTCCTCAATCGTTAATGGTGGAGCCGACAAAATGAATTAAAAGCTAACCGGCGTTGCTAAATTATGGATATTGCCAAAGAATTCGACGAAGAAACTATTGCCAAACTCCTCAAGGGGATCGAAATTCCGCCTCAGCCACAAGTATTGCGTATCATAATGGCTGAGCAACAACGAGAATACCCAGACTTACGGAAAATTGCAGACGCTGTGGCTAAAGATGTTGGGCTTTCTGCGGCAATGTTACGCGCGGCTAATTCTCCGGCTTTTGGTCTGCGCCAAAAGGTAACCTCGATCTCTCAAGCCGTCATGTTATTAGGGATTGGAAATGCCACCAGCCTGGTAACTGGACTTTCGCTACGGATGGTTATGTCAGGTAAAGGGAAAATGAAACTTGATCGTTTCTGGGATACTGCGATAGACACTGCCCTGATCTGTTCAATTTTGGCAAAGCGTTTCAACATAATGGCACCGGATCAGGCATATATGCTCGGATTATTTCATGATTGTGGTATTCCGATGCTAATGCAGCGTTTTCCGAATTACACTGAAATATTAAGAGAAGGTAATGCTAATACTGAGGAACCAATTACAAACATTGAAGATAGGGAGCTAGAAACAAATCATGCGGTAGTTGGGTATTTTGTGGCCCGCTCATGGTTTTTACCAGATGAGATTCGCTCTGTGATTATTCATCATCATGATGAAACGATCTTGAAAAGCCATGGCGACAATTGTGCGCATATTAGCCATGTCGCTTTCCTCACCCTTGCCGAACATTTCTCTAACCTGTATCACAGGGCAAGTGGCGATGCGATGTGGGAACGAGTCGGAAGTGATGTAATGAGAATATTCAACATGACAGAGACTTGTATTTACGATTTAGGCGAGGACATGAAGGATATTTTATCAAGCCTATAATCAAAAAAGTTTTGGTTCGGAGTTGTTGTGCATTTCCCTACGGTCTTAGATTTGGTGCTAGCGTTGTAAGGCGGAAATTTGGTTTTGGGCGGGTAAAGATTTCACTAACGGCTAAAGAAGTTACTTAACATCTTGTTTTTAAAGTCAAAACCGCCTAAGGCGGGTAGCCGCCCCGCCTTACGGCGGGGAGGCCCCCCAAGAACCGGACTTGCGAGTTTCCCCGCTTACGGCTCACGCCTCTCAAAGCCCCCTTATCGGGAACCAGCTGTCAAATGAGCGGACAAAAACTTCATGTCCGCACCGAGTTTCATCAGGTGATGTACCTGACGGTGACAGTTAGGATGGAGCAAAACCAAATTCTTAAGGTCGTCCCCGCCCCCTTTGCAACGTTCTACGATGTGGTGAGTGTGAATATCAACCTCACTACTAAACTTTTGGTTGCACATTGGGCAATGTCCCCTTTGTTGCTTCCAAAGGCTCCGTAGTCTGTTTAACCCCCGTTTACTGGTTTTCCACTTCTGCAAGTATCTTTGCTCGAAGTAGTTTTCCCATTCGGGGTCAAAGGGATTGGCTTCTCCCTTAATTTTGACATGCCGTGTGACTGGCACGGAACTGGCCTTAAACAGGCGTATCGGATTTCCCTTATCGTCAATACCTGTGAACACCCAATTATTCTTCCCCACTGTCTTAAAATATTTTTCTCTAACCCAGTGAGGAATTTTCCTTGGATGCCTTCTACGCGCCCAATGCCATATCTGTCTGAAGACGAACGTGTCCACCCTTGAAAACACCCGTTTCGCCACTGCGTGTCTATGATAATTCGCCCACCCCCGTATTACCGGATTGAGTTGCTTTATCAGATTTGCAGTCTTGGCTTGCCGGTTGTTTCGAATAATCTCCCCGGTTTTTTCCGCCAGAGCCTTGATACTTTTCTCTGACGGTTTGGTCATTAGTTTCTCCGCACGGCGTTTACCGTTTGGATATTTCCTAATATGCCAACCGAGAAAATCAAACCCTTTCTCGATATGCGTAATCCGGGTTTTTTCCTCGGAGAGTCGTAACCCTCGCTCAGCAAGGAACTGAACAACGCGGGGTTTCACCACGTTCTCCAGATATTCCTTCGAATCCCCGGTGATGATAAAATCATCCGCATATCGAATCACATTTATCTTATGCCGTCGCCTCTCCATTTCGGTATCAGCAACACAGGCCTCCAGTCCATCCAAGCACAGATTAGCCAGCTGCGGCGAGATAATACCGCCTTGTGGCGTCCCTTTCTCCGTGTGATGAAAGGCATTCTTCTCCATATATCCCGATGTCAACCATTTCTGTAGCGTCCGCTGGTGCATTGGCACATGCTTCAGTATCCAGTTGTGGTCGATTTCATCGAAACAGGCTTTAATATCACCCTCCAGTACCCATTGCGCCGACGTTTTCAGTCGGAGTGCATTGTATACCTGTTCCGCTGCATCCTGTGCGGAGCGTTCCGGGCGAAAGCCGTAAGAATTGGTGTCCGCTGTGCATTCCGCGACCGGTTCCAGTCCCAATTTGTGTAGGGCTTGCTGGGCGCGGTCGAACATCGTAGGAATTCCTAGCGGGCGTTTCTTTCCATTCTTTTTCGGGATATATATGCGGCGTAACGGTTGGGCTCGATATCCTTTCTGCTTCAACTGTTCCAGCGCGTTCATCTTCTTTTCTGGCGTGTCCCATACGATGCCGTCCACGCCAGACGTTTTTTTACCTCGGTTTTCAGTCACTCGCCTGACTGCGAGCAGGCGACCGCTTACAGAGTGACAGAGTAAACGTTGTAACTTCCTCACCAAACGCCATTTACCCTGTTTGACAGCCTTCACGATACGCGCTTGAAGCCTGCGCACGTAACGATTCACCCGCCGCCAATTGACGCCGTGCCATTTCGTTACGCGGGAATCCGCATCAGTAGCCAAAGCTAAAGTCACTTGCTGAACTCCTAACACATTCTGACAAACTCTCTCGTGTTTCAAGACCTGCCGGAACAAGCAACGGTCTTGCTTGTTCCCCGGAAGTCTGCAACCCTTTCGGGCGGGATGATGTCGAGTCGCGCTTGCCATTCCGTGTTGCCACTGGCGGGGCTTGACTCTCAATCCCTATCCGCGCTATTACGGCGCGGCGTTCGCTTTTTCCTGCATCCCTTACCCACTGCCCCGTCAAAGCGCCTCACGGCGGTTTTACTTTGTTCCTTAAAGAGGACAAGGGGCTTACCCCGTTCCCTACATCAACCACAATCGCGACTTAGATGCCATCTTTCCACCGAGGGGTCGTCATTCGCGCGGAATACGACTGAGTTATCCGACCTGCCCCTTTGCCTTTTGGCTCAAGCCTATCAGTCTCTTTGGCTTGTCGTTGATGACGATGGTGTAATGGTTCACATGTGTTCATCATATCGCGCATCCTGTACCCCTTCCGCCTGAGACTGGCGAATTTGAACTCCCCTCGCGGTTTGTTCTCGTGGCCGTTATAATGCCCGGCCAAGGGTTACGGTGTCCCGAAGGCTTCGTACAAAGGAATTACTCCCAATGCACGCTTCGGTAGGATTCCGTGGCGAAACACGGACTGCTTTAGTCTGACTCCTTGAAAACTAAGCAGAAATTGATGTAATCTCGGGTCGCACCAAGTCGCTGAACCGGACGCGCGCTCTAGGGCTGGTTTTGAATGGTTTGAGGTTGTAACGCGCGCGCCGGTTAGCTTGTCGTTAGGCACCGAAATCGAGGCGGTGGAGCCGGATTTATAAGCTCAATGGATAGTTCTGTTTTAGGTGTTCCTGATAGAGGAGTACGCTGTATGTCACTCACCGAATTGTTTCCATCCATAAAAATATTACCGCGTGCTGACAAGTTACGCCTGATGCAATTCCTAGTGATTGACTTGGCGCACGAAGAAGGTGTTCCGTTATTATCTGCGGATGCCGAGTATCCAGTTTGGACCCCATTGCATGCCTTTGATGCTGCGGATACGCTTTTACAAATGCTGAAGACGCATCAGGCAGAACCATGACCACACCGGTGCGTTTTACCTATACAGGTGAGAACCTATTAGCGTACTTACCGATAACACTGCATCATGGGATTCATGTGCTGCCCATTGAAGGGTTGTTGGATACTGGGTCAACAGTTAACGTGCTTCCCTACCCAATAGGATGTCAGCTCGGCTTTGTATGGGAACAACAGGCAACCCGAGTGCATTTAACGGGGAATCTTGCAAGGCTGCCAGCGCGGGGAATAATCGTCTCATGCCATGTGGCATCGTTTCCGCCAGTGGAGCTTGCGTTTGCATGGACGCAATCGACAGACGTACCGATAATTCTGGGCCAAGTGAATTTCTTCATGGAGTTTGATGTTTGCTTTTTCCGACATCAATCAGCGTTTGAGATTACTCCAAAATGCAAAATACATTGAGGATTATCGTTAGGTAAGATCTTGGTTCGGCGTAGTTGGGATTACCCGGCAACGTTCAATTCACGGTTGGTTCTGATTAGAGGTACGTTCCATGAAAAAGATACTACTAAGTTTTTTTATACTCTTCTTGCCGCTACTCGGGCAGGTTGCTCACGCAACAAATATCCAGTGGTCAGTTCCATATATCGGACAATTCAATGGCAGTACTTATCTACCTAATGATCCTGATGGTGTACCTGATAACGGTTATTCTGTAGATGTCTCGGCATGTGGTCCTACAAGCATAGCCATGCTTCTTAGATATTATTATAAAAATTCAAAAGCTGATGTTGTAGATACCTATCATGCAGGGATTGAGTATTACACATTTGGTACGTCTAATACTGGTTCGCCTGCCGCGTGTTACAGAAACATGGGGTGGGATGGAAATAATTTTCATACTACTCCAAATGTGACAAATTGTAGTGTTAAGCCTATACCAGGTAGCACAAATAGTTCAGGCTTAGTTATGCCCAGCGCAGTAAAATTCCTAAAAAATATTTGGGGTATAACGGTTAGTGATGTTATTACAAAACAGCAGGATGTTCTAAACGAATTGAATAATGGACCACTCCTTGGGCATGTATGGTGGAATGGTACTGGACCAACTGCCAATAACGGTCATTATATTGTTATAATAGGAAAAAAATCTTATAGCACAACAGACGACACCATTATTATCAATGATCCTTATAACAAAACAAGCACTGGAGCAAATCGTGAGATACGTTCGTTAGACTTTTTTTCTTCGAGATGGTGGCAAGGAGCATATAAATTAAATCCACCAGACAAAATAGATACAGATACAAGTAAGTATACTGTTATTGTTCATGTGGGCAATAATGGAATATCAGGGAATTCTGCGCGCCATTCGTTTCAATTAACGGATGTAAACAACGATTATAGTGGATACATTTGGGGGCTTTACTATGGTAATGGAAATAACTGGGTCCAAGCCGGTCAACTCGTCAGTGGACACACTGCCACATGGACACCATTACTGACATCATCCGGTAATTATGATGTGTCTGCTATATTCCCAGGAGATGTTAATAATAATTTTGTAAATTACAAGATTTATGACAAGAGTCGTAAACTTCTTATCGTAAAATCAGTAAACCAATACTGGCCATCTCAAGATTGGACTTCCGATAAGAATCTTATTGCATCTAATGTGTATCTGGAAAATGGTAGTTATGTTACTAACCTGCGCGTTGGTTAGGGGACAAGCAAGTAAAAATAATCTATTATTA from Gammaproteobacteria bacterium harbors:
- a CDS encoding exported hypothetical protein (Evidence 5 : Unknown function), whose protein sequence is MKKILLSFFILFLPLLGQVAHATNIQWSVPYIGQFNGSTYLPNDPDGVPDNGYSVDVSACGPTSIAMLLRYYYKNSKADVVDTYHAGIEYYTFGTSNTGSPAACYRNMGWDGNNFHTTPNVTNCSVKPIPGSTNSSGLVMPSAVKFLKNIWGITVSDVITKQQDVLNELNNGPLLGHVWWNGTGPTANNGHYIVIIGKKSYSTTDDTIIINDPYNKTSTGANREIRSLDFFSSRWWQGAYKLNPPDKIDTDTSKYTVIVHVGNNGISGNSARHSFQLTDVNNDYSGYIWGLYYGNGNNWVQAGQLVSGHTATWTPLLTSSGNYDVSAIFPGDVNNNFVNYKIYDKSRKLLIVKSVNQYWPSQDWTSDKNLIASNVYLENGSYVTNLRVG